The genomic DNA AAGAGGTAGGCGTTGCCGATGATGGACAGGGCCAGTGCGGCAGCGATGGATGGGAAAATCCATGGCCGTCTGCGTTTTTGACGTGGAGCTGCAGCCGGTTCTTGTTTCTCCTCAGAATCATTCAGTATACGGGCGAATACTCTGTCCTCAAGGTCGGTTGGAGGTTCGACCGGCTCAGATGAGTAGGGCAGATACCCGGCTACCGATTCAAGCTCGTTCAGGAACTCCTGGCAATCCGTACAGGAGGCAAGGTGCTTCTCGAACGCTGCTTTTTCAAGTTCAGATAAATGACCGTTGTAGTAATCCAGTATGTGATCGCATTGATGTTGAGTCATTCGAATTGACCTCCTTTCCCTTTCAGACAAGTATGCAGATGTTTCAATGCAAGACGGATCCTGCCTTTGACCGTTCCGAGGGGGGTGTCGGTAGCTTCTGAGATGGACTGCTGTGTCTTACCCTTGAAGTAAAAGAGCTGGACCATCGTTTGCTGATCTTCCTTCAATCCGCTGATGCAGTCGCGTATGGCGGCCCCTTTTTCCTTCCATTCCAGGAGGTCATGGGGCGTTTCATGGTCAACCTGGAGGGTGTCTTTTTCTATATATTCCACGGTCTCATGTTTCTTTCCTTTCCGGATGGCATCCAGGCAGGTGTTCCGGGTCATGGTGAGCAACCAGGAAGAAAATTTCCCTTTCGATTCTTCATAGTGTGCGTGGGTCTTCCAGAGTTTCATGAAGACCTCCTGTATGACTTCTTCGGCAAGCTCGCGGTTTCCTGTCATTTTATATGAAAAGGAGTAGATGAGTTTTTCGTATTGTCTGTAGAGCTCCCGCAGGGCGGATGAATCCTTTTGATGGATGATGCGGTGATACAATTCAATATCCTTTAGATCATGGGACATAACTCGCTCCTAACCTTTGACGTAGTTATCATAAGGATACTAAATAACGGTGCTGAACTCAAAGTTCTACTAAGCTAACGAAAAAGTTTTGGTTTTGGATCACTTTATGTTTGAAAAAGTTGGGTTTAGGGTAAAAAATATGTTTTTTTTATATGATGGAGAATTTTGGTTCAATTTGATGGTTTGGGAAAGGGTTTTACGATCCTGTTTTTTATTGGTGTGTAGTAGGTGAAGAGACCGTTTCGTTTCACTGCGGCCACCCGCTTTCCATGGGGCGTGCGGTGAGCCGCTTCGGCGCTGCCTGCAGGGTCTCACCCTGCCCGCTATTCCCATAGGAGTCGGGTGGCCTCCGCTGCACTGCACTCTGTGCGTAGGAGGGGGAGAGTGCTGGTTCGGAACATGCTAACGCCATCCTGTTTTTATGAGTATATGGAGGAGACAAGACCGTTCCGTTTCGCTGCGGCCACCCGCTTTCCAAGGGGCGTGCGGTGAGCCGCTTCGGCGCTGCCTGCAGGGTCTCACCCTGCCCGCTATTCCCATAGGAGTCGGGTGGCCTTCGCTGCACTTCACTCTGAGTGGAGGAGGGGAGATGTGCTGGTTCGGAACAGGGAATCGCCATCTTTTTTTTATGAGTGTGTGGAGGAGATTAGATCGTTCCGTTTCGCTGCGGCCTCCCGCTTTCCATGGGGCGTGCGGTGAGCCGCTTCGGCGCGCCTGCAGGGTCTCACCCTGCCCGCTATTCCCATAGGAGTCGGGTGGCCTTCGCTGCACTTCACTCTGTGCGAAGGAGAGGAATGTGCTAATTTGAAACGGGAAATCTCCCTCCTGTTTTTGCAATGAGTATGTGGTGAATGCGAAACCGTTCTGTTCTTTGCACTTTGTGCGCAGGAAAGGTAATCGGATAATGCGAAACAGGCCATCACGCATGGTTTCTTTTTTAGTATGACTTTCTAACCCCATTTATGAACGATCACCTCACCATGTCCAGTACCACTGAGTGGATTGAAGCGGAAGGGATTTGACTCCTGCGGAAAAGGGGGATGATCGAGACCCCGCAGGCACGAGGAGGCTCGACATGCTCCCCGCGGAAAGCAAATCCCTGCAGCGCAAAGGAACGGACTAGTTTTCCATCTCACACTTCATTTAGGGCGATTTTGTCTTCAATTCTCATAAAGTGGGCTCGAAACCCCACAGCAGCGCAATGAAACGGACTAGTTTCCAGCTTCACACTTCACTTAGGACAATTTTGTTTTTAACTGGTTTTCCAACGCGCACTCCCCTAAGATTGCAGACAAAAAAAGCCTCCCCATATGGAACAAGGGAGGCGGATGATTATTTTACTTTTTGTAGTTTGTCAATGACCGTGAGGGAGCGCCCTGTTCCGATGGCTACAGATTCAAGCGGGTTCGGTGCCAGGTGGACCGGTACGACGATTTCCTGGCTCAGCCAGTCTTGAAGGCCGTTGAGAAGGGAACCTCCACCAGTCAGGATCACACCGCGATCGACGATATCTCCGC from Rossellomorea marisflavi includes the following:
- a CDS encoding RNA polymerase sigma factor; this translates as MSHDLKDIELYHRIIHQKDSSALRELYRQYEKLIYSFSYKMTGNRELAEEVIQEVFMKLWKTHAHYEESKGKFSSWLLTMTRNTCLDAIRKGKKHETVEYIEKDTLQVDHETPHDLLEWKEKGAAIRDCISGLKEDQQTMVQLFYFKGKTQQSISEATDTPLGTVKGRIRLALKHLHTCLKGKGGQFE